The DNA window AACCGGCTGGGAGAACGCGGAATTTAGTGATCCGGTATCGCTACGGTCAATTCCAGGGGGAAACCACGTCCCAGTACACTTATTAGGAGGTTACCACATGAACACCTGTCCCGTGTGTCACAATCAGGTGCCCGTTGGGACACGATGATGTCCGCTGTGCCGCGTCAACCTGCTCAACCCGGAGGTGCGACTGGCTCCGCCGAGTAAGCGCCTCGGCGCCTACTTCTTCGATGTGCTCATACCCACGTTGGTGATTTGGATTATCATCTGCGGCGGCGGTGGGCTGACCCTCGGGTTGGCAGCGGCGTCTTCCGAAACCGTCGGCAGCGAGACAGCGGCGGGCGTTGCCGTCGGGGTAGGAACGCTGGTCATGCTGTTTTGCATTTTTGGCGCATGTGTTCTGGGCGCTGTGGCTGTTCGCCCAGCGTACCACCCCAGGTAAACAGGTCTTGAGAATGTACGTTATGAAAGCGGATGGAGACCGCGCCAAGTTTGGGACGATGCTTTTGCGCGCGATAATCGGCAAGTTTCCCTCGTCCCCGATATTCTACCTCGGCTTTCTCGCTATCATACTGGACAAGGAATGGCAGGGGTGGCCCGATAAGCTGGCGAGTACATTCGTGGTAGAGGAGTTCGTAACCTAGGGGGCCAGTGACTGTTCTGTAACCCCGGGGTCCGAGGTAGAGGGCGAATTAGAAGGCGTGCGCGTCG is part of the Bacillota bacterium genome and encodes:
- a CDS encoding RDD family protein; the protein is MAHVFWALWLFAQRTTPGKQVLRMYVMKADGDRAKFGTMLLRAIIGKFPSSPIFYLGFLAIILDKEWQGWPDKLASTFVVEEFVT